From Vibrio fortis, a single genomic window includes:
- a CDS encoding sigma-54-dependent transcriptional regulator has product MPALYFIDDEPAIRDSVEQAMLIEGIEVHCFPNAVEALKQIPLTQAGVVITDIHMPVMDGIQFTEQLLKHNPNFQVIVLTGHGDVQTAVTAMKVGACDFLEKPFVVDALMAAIHKAADKLALVEENNLLRKELAMQTHVGPKLIGQSPSMVALRRDLITLDITKDPMIIFKGDIGTGKRITAQYTHDLHSQQRGELYPIAAFNLPKSDQETFCEFLKQLCVKHRGGTLYIRETEVLMSQQWEWFKQVKSTLLHENECNSNATCIIIASTIVPATIKGEFRQFELLPLAKRPEDIGSLFKHFARGAASRYQLPPPIITKQDIERLIAKPWPENLRQLRQEAELRVLTQAKQPEDSEQGRNGEDEETSDTQIKQLSLSERTDNFEQIILIEALHRHQGMLKEVQQELQVSRKTLYDKLRKHQLDKTDFKNR; this is encoded by the coding sequence ATGCCTGCACTCTATTTTATTGACGACGAACCTGCGATTCGAGATTCCGTAGAACAAGCAATGCTCATTGAAGGCATTGAGGTTCACTGCTTCCCCAACGCTGTAGAGGCGCTAAAACAAATCCCGTTGACCCAGGCGGGAGTCGTCATCACCGATATACACATGCCAGTGATGGATGGCATTCAATTTACTGAGCAGCTTTTAAAGCACAATCCGAATTTTCAAGTGATTGTTCTAACTGGGCATGGTGACGTCCAAACCGCCGTTACCGCAATGAAAGTGGGCGCATGTGACTTTCTTGAAAAGCCGTTTGTTGTTGATGCTCTGATGGCTGCGATTCACAAAGCCGCAGATAAATTGGCTCTGGTTGAAGAGAACAACCTCCTGCGCAAAGAGCTGGCAATGCAGACCCATGTCGGCCCTAAGCTGATTGGTCAGTCACCTTCTATGGTCGCTCTGAGACGTGATTTAATCACACTCGATATAACCAAAGACCCGATGATCATTTTCAAAGGGGACATTGGAACGGGCAAGCGCATTACGGCGCAGTACACCCACGATTTGCACAGCCAGCAAAGGGGAGAGCTCTACCCTATCGCAGCGTTCAACCTGCCTAAATCGGATCAAGAGACCTTTTGCGAGTTTCTCAAGCAACTCTGTGTAAAGCATCGTGGAGGAACTCTCTATATCCGTGAAACAGAAGTATTAATGTCTCAGCAATGGGAGTGGTTCAAGCAAGTAAAATCAACGCTGCTTCATGAAAACGAGTGCAATTCAAATGCAACTTGTATCATTATCGCATCTACAATTGTACCCGCTACAATTAAAGGGGAGTTTCGTCAATTTGAGCTGTTGCCACTGGCCAAAAGACCCGAAGACATCGGTTCGCTGTTTAAGCATTTTGCGCGAGGTGCAGCGAGTCGATATCAGTTGCCGCCACCAATCATCACCAAACAAGATATAGAGAGGCTGATCGCCAAGCCGTGGCCTGAGAACTTACGCCAACTGCGCCAAGAGGCCGAGCTTAGAGTTCTCACACAAGCAAAGCAACCAGAAGATTCGGAACAAGGTCGGAATGGTGAAGACGAAGAGACGTCCGACACACAAATCAAGCAGCTCTCATTAAGTGAACGAACGGACAACTTTGAACAGATCATTTTAATAGAAGCGTTGCACCGTCACCAAGGCATGCTCAAAGAGGTTCAACAAGAACTGCAAGTCTCTCGTAAAACACTTTATGACAAGCTGCGTAAGCACCAATTGGATAAAACAGATTTCAAAAATCGATAG
- a CDS encoding sensor histidine kinase, protein MANKISRFFTPFVIASLSLGAAGFAATHLLAEQYQQRLVREQLQEAANKANLQLDSEIAKFKQVPAILSHDPRILGYFSGQTSAQQLNLLLEDWASQSLADTIYIHDDSGTVVASSNYQDPKTFVGENFAFRPYFTQAINGLSSQYVGLGARSNVRGYFLSSPLYVKQEIVGVLTVKVSLENIEEILTSDGFDIVVLDNNQVVFLSSQPQWLYHSLQPLTPTQQQQIAEQRQYGLDKITLIDDFLNLPQASTALPSQKMSQMGAFNIYPAATSSQQYQVVALKGRDTEMKKVMQIDVIFLVIYSLVLLIAWSWRQTYKAKVALTTLNHKLEETVNKRTLYLQQSNQQLQQTIHQYQESQSKLKQTEQELTQTAKLAVLGELSASINHEINQPLAALRTYSENSLKLLEMGRDDMVKGNLEKMLALNLSITDIIARLKVFTRKVTKQENHTANLHQAVNNATGILSALLIKHGITLRMTSISDDIQVAIHPTELEQVLVNLIHNAAQALHQQPSPQIGLEWKLESQVCVLDIWDNGVGLPKSKLSQLFDPFFTTKPEGLGLGLSISKRIIEAYHGTITATRREPCGMVFSLRIPLHNACNNTSSTD, encoded by the coding sequence TTGGCCAACAAAATATCCCGTTTTTTCACCCCTTTTGTTATCGCTTCACTGTCACTCGGCGCTGCGGGCTTTGCTGCCACACATTTATTAGCCGAGCAGTATCAGCAGCGACTGGTTCGAGAACAACTGCAAGAGGCAGCGAACAAAGCCAATCTTCAGCTCGATTCTGAGATCGCCAAGTTCAAACAAGTGCCTGCGATTTTGAGTCACGATCCTCGCATACTCGGGTATTTTTCAGGGCAAACTTCCGCACAGCAACTCAACCTATTGCTAGAAGACTGGGCGAGCCAAAGCTTGGCCGACACCATTTATATCCACGATGATAGCGGCACCGTTGTCGCATCGAGTAACTATCAAGATCCGAAGACCTTTGTTGGTGAAAACTTTGCGTTTCGCCCCTACTTCACGCAAGCGATCAACGGTCTCAGCTCTCAATACGTTGGGCTTGGTGCGAGATCGAACGTTCGCGGCTACTTTCTCTCTTCTCCCTTATACGTGAAACAAGAGATTGTTGGGGTATTGACGGTAAAAGTGAGTCTAGAAAACATTGAAGAGATACTAACCAGCGATGGTTTCGACATTGTGGTACTCGACAACAACCAGGTCGTATTTCTCTCAAGCCAGCCACAATGGCTCTACCACTCGCTGCAACCATTGACTCCAACTCAGCAACAACAGATTGCCGAGCAGCGTCAATATGGGCTAGATAAAATCACCTTGATTGACGACTTTCTCAATCTACCGCAAGCCAGTACCGCATTACCGTCTCAAAAAATGAGTCAAATGGGCGCATTCAACATCTACCCTGCTGCAACCAGTAGCCAGCAATATCAAGTTGTTGCTCTCAAAGGCCGCGACACTGAGATGAAAAAAGTCATGCAAATCGACGTGATATTCTTGGTGATATACAGCCTAGTATTGTTGATCGCTTGGTCATGGCGTCAAACCTACAAAGCCAAAGTCGCACTCACCACGCTCAACCATAAGCTCGAAGAGACAGTCAACAAGCGTACCCTTTACCTACAGCAATCAAATCAGCAGCTACAGCAGACCATACATCAATATCAAGAGTCTCAAAGCAAACTCAAACAGACAGAGCAAGAGCTGACACAAACCGCCAAGCTCGCCGTATTGGGCGAGCTTTCCGCGAGTATCAACCACGAGATAAATCAGCCGCTAGCCGCCTTAAGAACTTACAGCGAAAACAGCCTCAAGCTCCTTGAAATGGGGCGCGATGATATGGTGAAAGGCAATTTGGAAAAAATGCTCGCGCTCAACTTATCCATCACCGACATCATCGCGCGTTTAAAAGTCTTTACCCGTAAAGTGACCAAGCAAGAGAACCACACCGCCAACCTTCATCAAGCGGTCAACAATGCCACTGGGATCTTGAGTGCCCTACTGATCAAACACGGAATTACACTGCGAATGACCTCGATCAGTGACGATATCCAGGTCGCGATCCACCCAACCGAGTTAGAGCAAGTGTTAGTGAATTTGATTCACAACGCCGCCCAAGCTCTGCATCAGCAACCTAGCCCTCAGATCGGCCTTGAGTGGAAGCTCGAATCTCAAGTTTGCGTTCTTGATATTTGGGACAACGGTGTCGGCTTACCCAAGTCAAAGTTATCGCAACTGTTTGACCCCTTCTTCACCACTAAACCAGAGGGGCTAGGGCTTGGTCTATCGATTTCAAAGCGGATTATTGAAGCGTATCACGGCACCATCACAGCAACGCGGCGCGAGCCTTGTGGCATGGTATTCTCACTAAGAATTCCCTTGCACAACGCATGCAATAACACCTCAAGCACTGATTAA
- the pdxH gene encoding pyridoxamine 5'-phosphate oxidase: MELKDIRREYAQGGLRRKDLAADPIDQFNLWLEQAIEAKLTDPTAMTVATVDKDGQPFQRIVLLKNVDQQGFVFYTNLGSRKAQQLEHNCKISLHFPWHPLERQVHITGTAEKLSAVENMKYFSSRPKESQLAAIASKQSSRISARGILEGKYLELKQKFAKGEIPVPSFWGGFRVRVDSIEFWQGGEHRLHDRFLFSRQDNCWDIDRLAP; the protein is encoded by the coding sequence ATGGAACTGAAAGATATTCGCCGTGAATATGCTCAGGGTGGATTGAGACGCAAAGATTTAGCGGCTGATCCTATTGACCAATTTAACCTTTGGCTTGAGCAGGCTATCGAAGCCAAACTTACCGACCCAACTGCGATGACGGTTGCCACGGTCGATAAGGACGGCCAACCTTTTCAGCGTATTGTGTTGCTAAAGAATGTCGATCAACAAGGTTTCGTTTTCTACACTAACCTAGGCAGCCGTAAAGCGCAGCAGTTAGAACACAACTGTAAGATCAGCCTGCACTTCCCTTGGCACCCACTTGAGCGCCAAGTACACATTACTGGTACCGCAGAGAAGCTGAGTGCTGTCGAGAACATGAAGTACTTCTCTTCTCGTCCAAAAGAGAGCCAACTGGCGGCAATCGCAAGTAAGCAGAGCAGCCGCATTTCGGCGCGTGGCATCTTGGAAGGCAAATACCTGGAGCTGAAACAGAAATTTGCTAAGGGTGAAATCCCAGTGCCAAGTTTCTGGGGTGGCTTCCGTGTTCGAGTCGACAGCATTGAGTTTTGGCAAGGCGGCGAGCACCGTCTGCACGATCGTTTCCTTTTCTCTCGCCAAGATAACTGCTGGGACATCGACCGACTTGCGCCATAG
- a CDS encoding helix-turn-helix transcriptional regulator gives MSKTLNSIQRSLFEQLPGCWGCKDTDSVFVYANQAYNRLIGLTDSQNCAGLTDFDMPSQTTECAQDFRAQDKYVMETRKTLKILDIHPYPDGRWHAHIFTKTPWLDDDGEVQGTIFYGQELTDTAILEVGHWVCQATTAKKCDGSIAGSEPRQSKLNKKLTSRESEVLFLLLFGKKPQYIAQILTISIKTVEGHVARLKQKFDANSKSQLIEFALDSGLGSVIPESLLNRQISVVLHSEVTVTD, from the coding sequence TTGTCGAAAACACTTAACTCAATACAACGCTCTCTGTTTGAACAATTACCGGGCTGCTGGGGATGCAAAGATACTGACTCTGTCTTTGTTTACGCTAACCAGGCCTATAATCGACTGATCGGTTTAACCGACAGCCAAAACTGCGCAGGTTTGACAGACTTCGATATGCCAAGCCAAACAACGGAATGTGCGCAGGACTTCAGAGCGCAAGATAAATACGTGATGGAAACACGTAAGACTTTAAAAATTCTAGATATTCACCCTTACCCTGATGGTCGTTGGCACGCCCATATTTTTACCAAAACACCTTGGCTCGACGACGACGGTGAAGTACAGGGCACCATCTTCTATGGTCAAGAGCTGACCGACACTGCCATTTTAGAGGTGGGTCACTGGGTTTGCCAAGCGACCACTGCCAAGAAATGTGATGGTTCGATTGCGGGCTCAGAGCCGAGACAATCAAAGCTCAATAAAAAACTCACTTCACGCGAGTCCGAAGTACTGTTTTTACTGCTATTTGGAAAGAAGCCTCAGTACATTGCACAGATCCTGACGATTTCGATCAAAACGGTTGAGGGACACGTGGCACGCCTCAAGCAAAAATTTGATGCTAACAGTAAGAGCCAATTGATTGAGTTTGCATTGGACTCAGGTCTTGGGTCCGTGATTCCCGAAAGCTTGCTCAATAGGCAGATTTCTGTGGTACTGCATAGTGAAGTGACGGTGACGGATTAG
- a CDS encoding formylglycine-generating enzyme family protein, protein MRQGLPTLLFALAPSLMTPAVVAEETPPVVTASVINIESSLFDKHADLAAVEKKIADKQNQIDIQAQQIARLTQLSEQSEQKLTVAKASLEQDYSRMIDEPDFDISPAQNQFQDAWKLVKEGKLAVSDSEQKQHALMMELEAFQTEKSAIEALIADLNKGKLRARADRLRGEITKAEEKTVSFTNRCSDDMTLAQCSDQTVTLALQKAVEQFQNSVIDNATESKKAKEHLASTSLNIHVLQHKVTSSGFGAENRYQANITASLETRPDKNTPCRLLGIQSSHCFTATDQKADDQQKEVAWVNLVVRSNQYNDKVSINGVNYGSTPVEVMLPTGQHMVTIKKEGYLSFHQELKISRDHNLRAVLQAKQNKLNVGSKFADPMGDDNQSPEMIVVGAGRYLLGENNAKQVTIKKPFALAATPTQVQDFKVFIDSTGYQTDAELMNTCDTFANTEITAVSNSYWRNPGFKQADSSPVVCVSQNDAKAYTRWLSKKTGFTYRLPTPQEWEAAARAGQDTNFWWGNEFRSGKANTGWAGTPWSNVSTSPVKSFLPTPTGFYDMVGNVWEWTTNQKGIAKGGAWSFSPEEAKVFTELYVPPTTAANHLGFRVLREL, encoded by the coding sequence ATGCGCCAAGGTTTACCCACTCTACTGTTTGCACTTGCTCCTAGTTTAATGACTCCAGCTGTTGTCGCTGAAGAGACACCACCCGTAGTCACCGCCTCTGTCATCAACATTGAAAGCTCACTTTTCGACAAACATGCCGATTTGGCGGCTGTCGAGAAGAAGATTGCGGACAAACAGAACCAAATTGACATTCAAGCACAGCAAATCGCCCGTCTTACTCAGTTATCTGAACAATCTGAGCAAAAGCTTACCGTTGCGAAGGCAAGCCTAGAGCAAGACTATAGCCGCATGATTGATGAGCCAGATTTCGATATATCGCCCGCTCAAAACCAGTTCCAAGATGCTTGGAAATTGGTAAAAGAAGGAAAACTTGCTGTTTCTGACTCAGAGCAAAAGCAACACGCGTTGATGATGGAGCTAGAGGCTTTCCAAACAGAAAAGAGTGCAATTGAAGCGTTAATCGCAGATCTGAACAAGGGTAAACTGCGAGCGAGAGCAGACCGACTTAGAGGTGAAATCACCAAAGCTGAGGAGAAAACAGTTAGTTTTACCAACCGCTGCAGCGATGATATGACACTAGCGCAGTGTTCGGATCAAACGGTGACATTGGCGCTTCAAAAAGCTGTCGAGCAGTTCCAGAACAGTGTGATCGACAACGCTACAGAATCAAAAAAAGCGAAAGAGCATTTGGCATCGACATCGCTCAACATTCACGTTCTACAACACAAAGTAACAAGCTCAGGGTTTGGTGCCGAAAACCGTTACCAAGCAAACATCACCGCAAGCCTAGAAACTCGTCCAGACAAGAACACACCTTGTCGCCTGCTTGGCATTCAATCATCTCACTGCTTTACAGCAACCGACCAGAAAGCCGACGACCAGCAAAAAGAGGTCGCTTGGGTTAACTTGGTGGTCCGTTCAAACCAGTACAACGACAAGGTTTCAATCAATGGTGTTAACTACGGTAGCACGCCAGTTGAAGTAATGTTACCAACAGGTCAACACATGGTGACGATTAAAAAAGAGGGTTATCTCTCTTTCCATCAAGAGCTTAAAATCTCTCGCGATCACAACCTAAGAGCCGTTCTGCAAGCTAAGCAAAATAAGCTCAACGTCGGCAGCAAGTTTGCTGACCCTATGGGTGATGATAACCAAAGCCCAGAAATGATTGTTGTTGGCGCGGGTCGCTACCTGTTAGGTGAGAATAATGCCAAACAAGTGACGATCAAAAAGCCATTTGCTCTCGCGGCAACACCAACCCAAGTTCAAGACTTTAAAGTCTTCATCGATAGTACTGGCTACCAAACAGACGCAGAGTTAATGAACACTTGCGACACCTTCGCCAATACCGAGATCACAGCCGTGTCTAATAGTTACTGGCGAAACCCTGGCTTTAAGCAAGCTGACAGCTCACCTGTGGTCTGTGTCAGTCAAAACGATGCCAAGGCTTACACGCGTTGGTTATCTAAAAAAACAGGCTTTACCTATCGTCTACCTACTCCACAGGAGTGGGAAGCGGCAGCACGTGCAGGCCAAGACACCAACTTCTGGTGGGGTAACGAATTTCGCTCAGGCAAAGCCAATACAGGCTGGGCAGGGACACCATGGTCAAACGTGAGCACCTCGCCAGTGAAATCATTCTTACCGACTCCAACTGGGTTCTACGACATGGTTGGTAATGTGTGGGAATGGACAACCAACCAGAAAGGCATCGCGAAAGGTGGTGCGTGGAGCTTCTCTCCAGAAGAGGCGAAGGTCTTCACTGAACTGTACGTTCCGCCAACAACTGCGGCCAATCACCTAGGCTTTAGGGTATTACGAGAGCTATAA
- a CDS encoding PEGA domain-containing protein encodes MTNFRISALLLALSPLWVSASVSAEELNQVDPVSAIDAKLTDKNSDIERISATQVSATETLKELQNKNSKLVREGEELKAKRNRAKSALDKQYSRLLEDPETDLISFQKSYQDAWAAVKENQSAQLDNQQAINESEIHLSQIKQKQARLNNELANLKELKVEARVKRIATELRESAVLETSYTTTCASTMTLGECTAQGKYLTNQKAVQTFKSQLLEQLTESTLAKQNLQGVQLNIHVQDSQPIKSGFSGNNSYFMQMQAQLQAKPEAIAACNLLNVSTRYCLTGNDTATTDKNNKQWANVTVRSDQYNDSVTINGIKYGSTPLQVALPSGRHQVTVSKQGYESYNRTVTVNGSDTIWVKLLPNKES; translated from the coding sequence ATGACTAACTTTCGAATTTCAGCGCTTTTGCTTGCGCTATCCCCTCTTTGGGTATCTGCATCGGTATCAGCTGAAGAACTGAATCAAGTCGATCCCGTTTCAGCTATCGATGCAAAACTCACCGACAAGAACTCAGATATTGAGCGTATTTCAGCGACACAAGTATCGGCTACTGAGACACTAAAAGAGCTACAAAACAAGAACAGCAAATTGGTGCGTGAGGGTGAAGAACTCAAGGCAAAACGCAATAGAGCCAAGTCTGCACTCGATAAACAATACAGCCGTCTACTCGAAGATCCAGAAACCGATCTCATCTCTTTTCAGAAAAGCTACCAAGATGCTTGGGCAGCCGTTAAAGAGAATCAATCGGCTCAGCTAGACAACCAACAAGCGATCAACGAGAGCGAAATTCACCTTTCTCAAATCAAGCAAAAGCAAGCTCGTCTGAACAATGAGTTGGCCAATCTAAAAGAGCTAAAAGTTGAAGCACGTGTAAAACGTATTGCAACAGAACTGCGCGAAAGTGCCGTTCTAGAAACCAGCTACACCACCACTTGTGCGTCGACAATGACACTGGGTGAGTGTACCGCTCAAGGTAAATACCTAACCAACCAAAAAGCGGTTCAAACGTTCAAGAGCCAATTGCTTGAGCAGCTCACAGAAAGCACATTAGCAAAACAAAACTTGCAGGGTGTTCAACTGAATATCCATGTTCAAGACAGCCAACCGATCAAGAGTGGCTTCTCTGGTAACAACTCGTACTTCATGCAAATGCAAGCTCAGCTGCAAGCAAAACCAGAAGCCATTGCCGCATGTAACCTGTTGAACGTATCAACACGCTACTGTTTAACGGGCAATGACACGGCAACGACTGACAAGAACAATAAGCAATGGGCCAACGTGACCGTGCGTTCTGACCAATACAATGACTCTGTGACCATCAACGGTATCAAGTATGGCAGTACACCTCTTCAGGTTGCACTACCAAGCGGTCGCCACCAAGTCACTGTTTCAAAACAAGGTTACGAATCTTACAACCGCACAGTAACCGTCAACGGCAGCGATACTATCTGGGTTAAGCTTCTTCCAAACAAGGAAAGCTAA
- a CDS encoding helix-turn-helix domain-containing protein → MPKLPIMPNLDLSPLGLSGPRPAEIVTLPSHMDCHEHQYSQVVIGLKGQAEFEVSGKGNLVGPGQGCVVTACSDHAFGGVVGQSDILVLNMPLPSNDDPLMLEKINQLASSNVYFQLDGQIQKLIQMLVQEMQASPDDLLLSRACNDTVIALLQRHISEFETSVKESRFDLEALDRYIEQHLANKISVAQLAGSVFLGESQFHMLFKEQMGITPHQYVLGKRIDRARRLIEQGNLSLGQVAELAGFSGQSSFTHTFSRLQGMSPSQYKKQISVK, encoded by the coding sequence ATGCCAAAATTACCCATCATGCCCAATCTCGATCTTTCACCGCTAGGCTTATCAGGCCCTCGCCCTGCTGAGATCGTGACTCTGCCATCTCATATGGATTGTCACGAGCATCAGTATTCGCAAGTGGTGATCGGGCTAAAAGGGCAAGCCGAGTTTGAAGTCAGTGGTAAGGGCAATTTAGTCGGTCCGGGTCAAGGTTGTGTGGTAACGGCTTGCTCTGATCATGCTTTCGGTGGTGTGGTTGGCCAATCGGACATCTTGGTGTTGAATATGCCTCTGCCAAGTAATGACGACCCTTTGATGTTAGAGAAAATCAATCAGCTTGCGTCTTCCAATGTTTACTTTCAATTGGATGGGCAGATCCAAAAGCTGATTCAGATGCTTGTGCAAGAGATGCAAGCGAGCCCAGATGATCTGTTGCTAAGCCGCGCCTGCAATGACACCGTGATCGCACTGTTGCAGCGTCATATCTCCGAATTTGAAACGTCCGTTAAAGAGTCACGCTTTGATCTTGAAGCGCTTGATCGCTATATCGAGCAACATTTAGCAAATAAGATCTCAGTGGCACAATTGGCGGGTAGCGTGTTTTTAGGTGAGAGCCAGTTCCATATGCTGTTTAAAGAGCAGATGGGCATTACGCCACATCAATATGTGCTAGGTAAGCGAATTGACCGCGCTCGCCGCTTAATTGAACAAGGAAACCTTAGCCTCGGTCAGGTTGCTGAGTTGGCTGGTTTCTCTGGTCAATCCTCCTTTACCCACACTTTTTCCCGCCTTCAGGGGATGTCACCATCTCAATACAAAAAGCAAATAAGTGTTAAATAG